GGCCACCTCGGTCATGTCCTCGCTGGCTTCGGCGTGGAGCTGGACGGCGCACTCGAGATTGGACCCGTGCTCGAACGCGCGGCGCATGACCGCGTTCGAAGCCGCCCAGACGTCGTCGTCGACATCGTAGTGTGGCCGGCCGGATTTCAGCGCCAGCGCCTTGCCCGACTCGACATACTCCGCGGCGACGTCGATCCCGGCCTGCATGAGATCACGTGCGTCCTCGGGCGCGAACCCGCGGTCGTCGACCAGACGCGAAACGAGTCCCGGATGAACGCCGAGGATGGGCCATGCACGGCCCTCGAGTTCGCTCGAGGCCTCGTCGACGATCTCGATAGTCCGCTCGAAGACCGTTCGGAAGTCCTCGCCGGTCTCGGCCTCGACACCGAGGTGCCAGGAGGGTTTGTTCACCACGAGTAGGTGGGTGCCGCCGACGCGGGCGAAATCTTTGACGGCGTCGATACCCCGATGGTTGTCCGGGTCGAGGTGGAGGTGGTCGTCCAGCACCGGCCGATCGTCGATCATACTCGACAGTGGGCGGGTGGCGCTGGAAAGTTCTCCGATCCCAGCGAGCGACGAGACCGGCCGTCCGATCGATACCGGGGATCGATTCGATAGGTACATGATGGCTGTCGGCCGTACTGCCGAAAGGATCGATATCGAACAACTAGCTCATTGAACCGATTTTGTCAACAATAGTTATTATGATTCATCCAATTAGCACGAGTGTGTCACAGTATGAGTGATCGACCATGAGCGAGAACGGAGGAGCGCCGGCCGGCGAGGACCCGTCTGACCAGTTCATCGGCGGGGAGACCGAGGACGGCCCCCGCGTCGAGTTCTACGGCGGCCGCGGGATGAGCGCGTTCCCGATCGGGTTTTCATCGTGTGGGCCATCGTCCAGACCGCCCTCTGGCGGATCGGCGATACGGGCGGCCTCATCGTCGGCATCCTGGTCGGGCTGATCCTCGGGATGTTCTTCACCCGGGGAACTGGCAGTCCTACGCCAACACGATCTTCGAGGGGATGACCCAACCCGTCGCGGTGACCGCCATCGTGGCGTGGATCTGGGCCGGCATGTTCGCCCAGTTGTTACAGGACGGCGGCTTCGTCGGCGGCCTCGTCTGGCTAGCCGACACCGCCGGTGTCGGCGCGGCACTGTTCCCGGCGATCACGTTCGTCCTCGCCGCCGTCTTCACGACGGGGATCGGGACGGGCTACGGCGCGAGCGTCGCCTTCGTCGGCCTGTTCTTCCCGGCGGGCGTGTTGCTCGGCGCGAATCCCGTCTTGCTGTTCGGCGCGATCCTTTCCGGTGCGATCTTCGGCGACAACCTCGCACCCGTCAGCGACACGACGATCGTCAGCGCCGTTACGCAGGATGCCGACATCGGTGGCGTCGTCGCCTCGCGGTTCAAGTACGTCATCATCGCCGCCGTCATCGCCTTCGTCGGCTACGTCGCCGCCGGCGGCGCGATGGACGGCCTCGAGATCGGAGCCGAAGCCCAGTCGATCTTCCTCGAGGGCAGCGAAGCGATCGGCCTTGTCCACGTCATCTCGATGCTGGCCGTGATCGGCGCAGCGGTCGCCGGTCGTCACATCGTCGAGGCAATCTCGTGGGGGATCGTCATCGCCATCGTGTTCAACCTCGGCTTCAGGCTGACGGGCCTCGGCGATATCGTCATGTTCAACGCGCCCGAGGACGCGCCCCTGGCCGGCCCGCTCGAGGCCCTGCCGGTCCTTACGATCGTCGAGGATCCCGACGCGGTCGGCGTCACCGGGAGCCTGATGGCCGGCGTGTCAGGGTTCCTCGAACTCTCGATTCTCGTCCTCCTGATCATCGGCGCGGCCCAGATCATGATCCGGGGCGGCGCGTTCGAAGTCTTACTGGAGTGGTCGCTCGAGAACCTCGCGACGAACGTCCGGAACGCCGAACTCACGATGGTCGGCACCGCGGCGCTGATCAACGCGATCATCACGATCAACACCGCCGCCGAGGTCGCGATCGGCCCCTACATCTCGAAGATCGGCGAGCGGTTCAACCTGAACGGCTACCGCCGGGCGAACATCTTAGACGGCCAGACCGCCGCCATGGGCTACATCTTCCCGTGGTCGGGCGGCGTCCTCGCTGCCTATGGGGCGATGCAGACTCTCCCCGACGATTACGAGTGGTTTACCGAGTCGATGGTTGTCACGCCGATCGACGTCGTCCCGTTCGTCTTCCAAGGCTGGCTACTGGTGGCCGTCTTCGTCATCGCGGCGCTGACCGGCTTCGGTCGCGAGTACCTTACCGACCGCGAGACCGAGGAGGTGGCTCGCGTATGAGCTTCCTCGGAAAGTACCTCAAGGGCTGGCGGTTCCGGACGTCTCGCCCGGCCCTCGAGCAGGGAAGCGAGGTCGATGTCTTCATCGCGGAGTCGAACGGCACATCGGGCCGCGCGTACATCGGTGACACTGAACTGGTCGTCGAGGGTGCCGGTCCGGGAACGGTCGAAAAGCAGGTCCGGGTCCGCGTGACCGAGTTCGATGAGACCACTGCGAGCGGTCGCGGTGAACTCCTCGAAATCGTCGGCGAGAGTTCCTACGAAGGCTGAAGCGGTCTCAGACCGCGATCTTCTCTCACGGCTCGAGTGTAAGCGCGTCGTCGGCCGCGTTCTGGAGGGCGTCCGAGCGGCCGTGCGAGCCCGGCGCGATCGCGATCGTTTCCACACCGACCGTACCCGCGTACTCGAGGACGGGTTTGAAATCAGTGTCCCTCGAGACGATCGCGAGTTGGTCGATAGTGCCGTCGCCTGCGAGCGCGGTCGCGTCGACGGCGAGTTTCACGTCGACGTCGCCGCTGGTGATGATTACCTCGAAGCCGCGGGCTTCGGCGGCTTGGATGAGGCCGGGCGTGGCGTGTTCGTCGAGGTAGACTCGAATGACGCCGACACGACCGAGCCTGCGAGCCGTATCGCGGAGATCATCAAGGTCGACGTCGAACTCGTCGCGGAAGACGTTCGGCCCGTCGACGAACAACCCTACTGCCGGTTCGGTTACGGTGTCGGGCGAAAGACGTGCGCGAACGCGGTCAAACATGGTCAGTTACCGGAATTTTCCCGTGCACGGAAATAGGTGTGACGACTCGGTAGTGTCGTCGATCGTCTCGTTGATAGGTTCGGTCAGCTACACGAATCGTGACTGTGAGAGACTGACTGGCCATACGAATCCACTACCCAAAGTGTGAAATAAATATTTTCTAAATCTATTTTCATGAAATATTAAGAATCTTACAATACTCGACACTCCAAAACATGGGTGAGAGAGTGTATACCATCCTGAATTACAAAACTAGTGTCCATATTTTATTGTAATTCATTATGTTTAGGAATTATTTAATATCGGTATCGTATTTCTTCGGTTGCATTATGTCCGATAGAAATAACCAACGGGTCGGTCGGCGATCGCTTTTACAATCAATCGGCGCATTCGGCGCGCTAGTCGGTCTCGGTGGCATCACGTCCGCGACGCCAGGGCGGGAGCCAGGACCGAAGAAAGACGAACTCATCGTCGGGGTCGATTCCGATGTCTCCAATATTGAAGCAGTTGTGGAGCCGAAGATTCCGAGCAACGCGAAGATCGTCCACACGAACGAGACGCTCGGCTATGCCGCAGTCGAGATCGCTGACGAGGCTTCAATACAGGCCAAGGAAACCGTCCTCGATGCTGATGAGGTTACGTACTCCGAAGACAACGTGACCTATGAGGCCATCGGGGCGGACCCACAGGAACTGGAAAGCGATGCTGATACGGCGTCGACACTCTACACCCCGAACGACCCGAACCTCGGGAGTCAGTACGCACCACAGCAGGTGAACGCGCCGGAAGCCTGGGAAACGACCCTCGGCGATCCGGATGTCACGATTTCGATCGTCGATCAGGGGGTCCAGTACGACCACCCAGATCTCTCTGGGAACATGGATAGAAGCGTTTCGAACGGCGGCTCCGACTTCGTCGATAATGACGGCGATCCATACCCAGTAAGCGCAAGCGAGAATCACGGGACGCACGTTGCTGGTATCGCAGCCGGTGGCACCGATAACGGGACGGGACACGCCGGCATCTCGAACTGTTCGCTGCTCTCGGCACGTGCACTCGGTGACGGTCAGGGCGGTTCGCTCTCCGATATCGCCGATGCGATCCAGTGGTCGGCTGATCAGGGAGCGGACATCATCAACATGTCCCTCGGTGGCGGCGGTGCGACGCAACTGATGCGGGAAGCCTGTCAGTACGCCAAATCGCAGGGGGCATTGCTCGTCGCGGCAGCCGGTAACGACTACGGCAGTAGCGTCTCGTACCCAGCCGCCCACGACAGTGTCGTGGCCGTCTCCTCACTCGACGAGGGAGAAACACTGTCGGACTTCTCGAACCTCGGCCCGGAGATCGAACTCGCCGCACCCGGTGACGATGTCCTCTCGAGTGTTCCCTGGGACGACTACGACTACTTCCCGGGGACCTCGATGGCCTCACCGGTCGTCGCCGGTGTCGCCGGGCTCACGCTTTCGGCGTGGCCGAACCTCTCGAACGAGCAACTGCGTACACACCTCCAGGACACCGCCGTCGATGTTGGCCTCTCGGGGAACGAACAGGGCAGCGGTCGCGTCGACGCGGGCAACGCCGTCACCACCGAGCCGGGTAGTTCTCCAGATCCGAACCCGGATCCCGGCGAGTGCGGTGACGAGGTCAACACTGCAAGCGCGGATGGCGAACTCAGTGGTGGCTGGGGCGGTAATCCGAGCGACACCTATACCTACCAGCTCCAGACGGTCGATCCATGCAGTGCCACTATTACCCTCGAGGGACCGACCAGCGCTGACTTCGACCTCTACCTGACGGTCGACGGACGGACGCCGACGATATCGGACTACGACGAGCGCTCGGCAAGCGAAGACAGTAACGAAACGATCGAGGTTGACCTCACCGGCAGCGAAGCGTTCGGCCTCCTCGTCAGCCGGTACACCGGTAGCGGTTCTTATACCATGACCGTCGACGAAAGTGGTCGCTAAACCGAGAGACGGATGCTACTACCCTGCTAGGGAATACACGGAATCTCTCGGAAATCGTCGAATGTGGCGTCCGGGAACCGGTCGCGACCATGGGGCAGTCGGGTCCGGGTGAGCAGCGAGGACCCGTTCCCACGGCAGTCCTGCAGCCAGTTGTCTGCCGTGCGGTCGCGTTATTCTTGGAAACGCCATACCGGTTCTCGTATCCATTCGGCCGGACATAAAGAACCGACTTCATATGTTCATACCTGATTTCCAAAGAAGATAGATTCTGACACCAATACGACCATATTTTCCAAAATAAATCCCTCGGTTGTTCGATAAGGGTTTACTAATTTCAGGTATTGATGACTGTCGTCCCATGACACAGAACGGTCCCCCGGACGCCGCCACCGATCGCACGTACGACCGCCGATCAATCCTGACCGGTGCCGGTTCGATCGCCGTCGGCGGGCTGATCGGCTCGAGCGGCGTCGCGACCGCGACCCCGAGCCGCGAACCGGGGCCGAAGAGAGACGAGATCATCGTCGGCATCTCGCCGTCGACCGCGGACGTGGCCGGTGAGGCGCGTGCCGCCATCCCCGGCGATGCCGACGTCGTCCACGCGAACGAATCGATTCACTACGCCGTCGTTTCCTTCCCCTCTGACGCGCCCGCTCACGCACGCGACGAATTCATCGACGCCATCACCAGTTCGCCCGCCATCGAGTACGCGGAACCCAACGTGACGATCGAGTCGCTGCTCGAGCCGGACGACCCCTACTACGATCATCAGCACGCTCCTCAGCAGATCGACTGCGAGAGCGCCTGGGAGACGACGCGCGGCAGCGAGGACGTGGTCATCTCCGTCGTCGACCAGGGGATTCAATACGATCACCCCGCGCTTGAGGCGGTCGTCGACGACCGGATCGGCGAGGACTTCATCGACAATGACGGCGATCCGTATCCCGCCCACGGCGCGGAACACGGCACCCATGTCGGCGGAATCGCCGCCGGCGGGACGGACGACGGGACCGGCCACGCCGGCGTCAGCGACTGCTCGCTCCTCTCGGTCCGCGCACTCAACGAAAACGGCGTGGGATCGCTCTCCGATATTGCCGATGCGATCCAGTGGTCCGCCGACGCGGGGGCCGATATTATCAACCTCTCGCTGGGCGTCGACGGCTCCTACGACACGCTGACGTCGGCCTGTGAGTACGCGGCCGACCGCGGCGTCCTGCTGGTCGGGGCGGCCGGCAACGACGGGGACAACCGCGTCTACTCTCCGGCCGCCGAGGACACCGTCGTCGCCGTTTCGGCCGTCGAGAGCGACGATTCGATCGCCTCCTTTTCGAACACCGGCTCGGCGATCGAACTCGCCGCACCGGGGAGCCGAATCATCTCGAGCGTGACCGGTGACGACTACTTGCAAATGTCGGGTACGTCAATGGCAGCGCCGGTGGTCTCCGGCGTGGCAGGCCTCGCGCTCTCGGCCTATCCCGACCTCTCGCGGACGGAACTGCGAGAACACCTCCGGGCGACGGCCGTCGGCGTCGGTCTCGCCGACGACGAGCAGGGGTACGGACGCGTCGACGCGGGTGCGGCGGTCGAGACGGATCCGTTCTCCGACAGCAGCGACGGCGCGGACAATCAGGAGTCGCCCGGCGAGTGCGGCGACGAGACGATCACTGCAAGTGCGAGCGACACGCTCGACGGCAGCGGCTGGTGGGGCGACAGCGATCGGTACAGTTACTCACTACACACCGACGACCCCTGTTCGATCACGGTCTCGCTCGAGGGGCCGAGCAGTGGCGACTTCGACCTCTACGTGTCCACGGACGGTCGCTCACCGACTAGGTGGGATCACGACGAGGCGGCGTCGGGGTCGGGCACGAGCGGCTCAATTACGCTCTCGCTGGACGGCGGCGAGGCGTTCGGTCTCCAAGTCCACGCGAACAGCGGGAGCGGCGAGTACACGCTCCGGCTCGAGGAACACGGGCGATAGCGAAGCGAAGCCGGTCCCGCCGGCGGGCCGATTCCGCGAAATCGCACTCGAACCGACAAATCGGCCGCAGCGCGGGATCCCGCGTTCGGCCGCGCTATTCGAAGACAAAGTAGTCCCGTTCCTCACCCTGGACGGAGATCCACTTGGGCTCGGTGAGTTCGCGGGTGATCCACTCGCCGTGGTAGCGACCGAGACCGGACTGCTTGACACCGCCGAATGGCGCGTTGTGGTCCTCATTGATCGGCTGGTCGTTGATGTGGACCATGCCGGCCTCAACCCGATCGGCGAGGTCGCGGGCCCGCTCCTCGTCCTCGCAGAAGACCGACGCCGAGAGGCCGTACTCGGTGTCGTTGGCCAGTTCGATGGCCTCCTCGTCGTCGGCGAACGGGATCACGGGTGCGACGGGGCCAAAGTGCTCGTTACACGCCGTCGGCATGTCATTGGTACAGTCCGAGAGGACCGTCGGCTCGACGAACAGGCCGTCGGCCTCGCCGCCGGTTTCGAGGGTCGCACCCGCCTCGATCGAGTCCCCGATGAACGCGACCAGATCGTCGCGCTGGGTCTCGTTTTGCACCGGGCCGAACGTGACGTCCTCGTTCTCCGATGGATCACCGATAGTGAGTGACTCTGCATGGTCGACCAGCAGGTCGATGTACTCGTCGTACAGGTCCTCGTGGACGAGATGCCGATTGATCGAAATGCAGACCTGCCCCTGATGGAAGAACGAGCCGAAGGCACCGGCGCGCGCGGCCCGCTCGAGATCGACCTCGTCGGTGACGATGAAGGGCGCATTGCCCCCGAGCTCGAGAGCGGGCAGCGCGAGGCTCTGGCCGGCGTTCTCTGCGACGCCCTTGCCGACGGCCGTCGACCCGGTAAAGGAGATCACCCGCGGCGTCGGATGGCTCGTCATTCGGTCGCCGATGTCCGAGCCGCGGCCGGTGACGACGTTGACGACGCCGTCCGGGACGCCGGCCGCCTCACAGAGCTTCGCGATGAGCAGCCCGCCCGTGATCGGGGTGTCCGTCGCCGGCTTCAGGACGACGGTGTTCCCCAGCGCGATCGCCGGCGCAAGGGCTCGCAGGGAGAGGTGCAGCGGGAAGTTCCACGGCGAGATGATGCCGACGACGCCGACCGGTTCGTGGACGATGTGGTTGTCCTTGTCGTCGACCGACGGGGACGGGCGGACCTCCTCCTCGGGGGGCTCGAGGTCGAGTGCCATCTCCACGTCGCCGGTCGCGGTGGCGAACTCGCCCATGGCGCGGTAGCCCGGGGTGCCGGCCTCCGTCGCGAGCAGCCCGGCGATCTCCTCGAAGTGCGCGTTGAGTTCGTCCAGCAGGTTTTCGACGATCTCGTCGCGCTCCTCGCGCGGCATCGCTTCCCAGTCGGGCTGGGCCGTCTCGGCCGCGTCGTAGGCGGCGTCGACGTCATCGACCGTCGCCGCCGGCACCTCCGTAAACACTTCCTGTTTCGACGGGTTCTCGACGAGGATCGTCTCGTCGCTCGCGGCGTCGCACCACTCACCGTCGATGTATAGCTGGTTCCAGTCGGCCTGTGGCTCGAGTGCTGGCGTGCTCATACGCCGCTGCGTACGTTATTTTCAGTCTTATGTGTTCGGCAACCGGAGACGATAGGTGAGCCCGTTGTAACCGAAACGAGTTACGGGTCGGCCATGGAGATTGGTCCGCTGTCGAGACCGTCACCTTGGTGGCGGGGCGACTGCCGTCGCGATCAGCCGACGAAAAGACATTACTACACCGGGGGTGATATCCCGACTATGCCGCTTCAGACGCCGCCGTTACGTGGGATTCACGACGAGCGTGGAGCGAAGTTTACGGAGTTTGGCGGCTGGGACATGCCGGTGGAGTTCGATTCGATCCGGGCGGAGCACGCGGCCGTGCGGGAGGATGTCGGGGTCTTTGACGTCTCGCATATGGGCCAGATACACGTCACCGGCCCGGACGCGACCGAGTTGATGCAGCGGCTCACCTCGAACGACGTCTCCCGGCTCAAGGTCGGCGACTCCCAGTACGCCGCGATCACCGACGAGGACGGGATCATCATCGATGATACCGTCGTCTATCGGCTGCCCGCCGAGGGCGAGACGCTGCCGGAATCCCGCGGAGACGGCGACGCCGCCGACGGCGACCCGACGTACCTATTCGTCCCCAACGCCGGCACCGACGAGGCGACCCACGAACGATGGATCAGCTACCGCAACGAGTGGGGGCTTGAGGCGACCGTCGACAACCGGACCGACGAGTACGCGATGTTCGCCGTTCAGGGGCCGAACGCGGTCGGCCTGGTCGAAGATCTCACCGCGGAATCCGTTGACGACCTCGATCGGTTCGAGGCTCGGTACGCGACGATCGACGACGTCGACTGCTGGATGGCCCGGACGGGCTACACGGGCGAAGACGGCTTCGAACTGATCGTTCCCTGGGCGGCAGCAACGGATATCTGGACGGCGTTCGACTGCCAGCCCTGCGGGCTGGGTGCGCGCGATACGCTCCGGATCGAAGCCGGCTTGCTGCTCGCCGGGCAGGACTTCGACCCCGACTCGAACCCGCGGACGCCCTACGAGGCCGGTATCGGCTTTACGGTCGCGCTCGAGACCGATTTCGTGGGCCGGGACGCATTGGCTGGGATCGAGGAGGCGGGCGTCGACGAGCGACTCGTCGGCTTCCAGTTGATCGACCGCGGTGTCCCCAGACACGGCTACGACATCACGACCACCGAGAGCCGGGTCGTCGGCACCGTCACCAGCGGGACGATGAGCCCGACCCTCGAGAAGCCGATCGGCCTCGGGTACGTGCCGGTTGAGTACGCGGAGCCGGGGACCACCCTGCAGGTAGTCGTCCGTGGCCAATCGAAGAAAGCGAGAGTCGAAACCACACCCTTCATCGACACAGTATAATGAGCTTCGACGTTCCCGACGATAGACGGTACCTGGAATCGCACGAGTGGGCACTCGAGACTGACGGCGTCGTCCGCGTGGGTATCTCCGACTTTGCACAGGACGAACTCGGCGACGTGGTCTTCGTCGAACTCCCCGACGAGGGCGACGAGCTCGAGCAAGAAACGGAGTTCGGCGTCGTGGAGTCGATCAAGGCCGTCTCCGATCTCTATGCGCCCGTCAGCGGCGAGGTCGTCGCGATCAACGACGACCTGTTCGACGGCCCTGAACTCGTCAACGAGGACCCCTTCGGCGAGGGCTGGATGCTCGAAATTGAGGCCGATGATCTCGACGAACTCGAAGACTTGTTGACCGCTGACGAGTACGAAGATCAGATCGCCTGAACCACGGTTCCATCTTCGACACCGATTCGATCTCTCTGTTTCGGTAGCGATCGCGCTGTTCGCTCCCTCTCATACGTTCGTTACTCACTCACCCCTTCACTCTCTCCTCTTACTCTCGAGGCGCTAGCCCGCTCGAGACGCCGAAACGCTGACGGGCCCATCCGAAACTGTTAGGATAGTTCACACGTTAGCGGACGATAGTGGGTCCTCTTGCAGCGACGGCGATCGGTGCGACCTCGGCATCCGCGATAACCGGTCTCGATCTGGCCGTCTTGCTGTTGCTCCTGCACGTGTGGGGGTTCGTCGTCGGGGTGGACGTCTATAATGACGATGCGGCGTCCGGACTCGACTGGGCCACTCGCCGAATCCACGTGGGCACGCGACCGTACGCGGTCCTCATGCTCGTCGCGACGGTCATCGTCTGGTTGCCGTTTGCCGTCGGATCGTATCCGTTCCTCGGAAACGCTCCCATCGGCAGATCGCGGGGCGTCGTCGTCCCCGTCGCTGTCGGTGGCCTGCTGGTCGGCAGTGGATTCTACTTCCTCGGTGGCCTTCTCACCACGCTTCGCTCGTACGCCACGCTTCGTCGGGCAACCAGCACTGCCCCCGGAGCCGCTGACCACGGGCTTGTCGCCGTCTCCGGCCGCGTCGTTCCGCTCCGAGAGCCACTCGTGGCACCACTCACCGGTCGCGACGCGGTCTGGTACCGGCTCACGGCGACGACGACCTCCTCGAAAGACGCCAAGAAGCCAGGCGGCGGCGCTGACGATTCACTGTTTCGGAGCGTACTGACGTACTCGACCGACCCGGCCCGTGTGATCGCGGATCAGCGAACCTCGTTTGCCCTCGAAGCCGACACCGGTCGGGTCGTCGTCGATCCCACGGACGCGGCGTGCCGGCTCGAGCGGCCGGTGTCGAAACGGGTCGCCGCCGATGAGAGCCTACCGGAACCGCTCGCGACCCGACTCTGGGAGTCAGCCGACCTCGAGACCAGCGATCGGGATCGACGCTACCGCGAGTCAGTCCTCGAGGTCGGCGAAACGGCGACCGTGCTGGGCATCGCCGAATCCGAGGGTGGAGGCACTTCGATCGTCGCGACCGACGACTCGATCGCCGACTTCGTCGTCGCTCCCGGTGGTGAACGGCAGGTGGCTCGAGCCCTCCGTGAGACGATCGCGGGCTGTGTCTTCGCCACCGTCGTACTGACTGGTGGCGGATTCGCTCTTCTGTGGTGGCTCGCCGGCCACGGCCTCCCGTGAACTCACCGACAGTGACCGACAGAGAGAGGACAAGAGACCAAAGTGTCCGCAGCGAGCGCATACGGATCGATCAGACGCGTTCGACCCACACGAACCGGTAGCGTCTCAGAAAACGAACCGCTCACCTAGTCGTCGAGCGTCATGAGGTGCTCGAGCACGTCGTCGAGCGGGGCCGAGGTGACGGCGAGCGAGTAGCCGTCGATGCGTGCGAGTTCCTTCGCGTGATCCCAGAGGTCCTCCTCCTCGAGTCCGTGGAGAATCACGGCGTTCGGCGTCGGATTGATCACTCGCAGCGCGATGCCAACGCCCTCGCCCTGCGTGACATTGGTGAACACGAGGACGCGGTTCGTGCTCTGCCCGTAGAGGCGAAAGAACTCCTCGCTCGAGAGGCGCGTGATCGCCTCGATGCTGTCGATGACCGTGTGGCCGCTGACCTGCTCAGTGCCGCTTGAGGCCACTTCGGTCGCCTCGAGGTCGTCGTACAACCGCGTGAGGGGAAGGGAGGTAGCGTACTCTCGAAGGTCGTAGACGACGTCGCTCTCGAAGCCCGCCGAGAGGACGCGGCCGTACTGCCTGATTCGTTCCCCGCCGCGGCGTTCGTCGATCACGAGCAACCCCTCGACGAGTCGGCCGACGACGCCGATGCCAGGACTCTCCCGGCGGCCGCTCTCGTAATCGGAGATGACCGACGACGAAACGTCTAGTTCGGCCGCGAGATCGGTCTGCGAGATGTCGAAGTCGGTGCGCCACTTGCGCAGGGTCGCGCCGGGATCCTCACTCAGCGTGATTTCCCCGGCGATCTTCTCCGCGAGTTCCCGTTTCGGTCCGCGTCCGCTCATACCCGACGGTCGGCGGGTCGATCCAAGTAGCTACCGGAGACCGACTGCCCGGCCGAACGGGCGAGTTGGCCATCGATCTCGACTCGAGTGGT
This genomic stretch from Natrinema sp. SYSU A 869 harbors:
- a CDS encoding helix-turn-helix domain-containing protein; its protein translation is MSGRGPKRELAEKIAGEITLSEDPGATLRKWRTDFDISQTDLAAELDVSSSVISDYESGRRESPGIGVVGRLVEGLLVIDERRGGERIRQYGRVLSAGFESDVVYDLREYATSLPLTRLYDDLEATEVASSGTEQVSGHTVIDSIEAITRLSSEEFFRLYGQSTNRVLVFTNVTQGEGVGIALRVINPTPNAVILHGLEEEDLWDHAKELARIDGYSLAVTSAPLDDVLEHLMTLDD